The proteins below are encoded in one region of Tsuneonella sp. CC-YZS046:
- a CDS encoding type II toxin-antitoxin system RatA family toxin has product MPGIREVRRLPYSAEQMFDLVADVGRYGEFLPWVVATRVKSDSDTEMVADMLVGFKALREKFTSRVHKRRPREIEVHYVDGPLKDLDNRWTFAPLPDGGCEVDFSVEFTFKNRVFEALAGQYFDRAFRKMVAAFETRADELYGSSNSSATSVA; this is encoded by the coding sequence ATGCCCGGCATCCGTGAAGTCAGGCGCTTGCCCTATAGCGCGGAACAGATGTTCGACCTCGTCGCGGACGTCGGGCGCTATGGCGAATTTCTGCCATGGGTGGTGGCGACGCGCGTAAAATCGGATTCCGATACCGAAATGGTCGCCGACATGCTGGTGGGGTTCAAGGCCTTGCGGGAAAAGTTCACCTCCCGCGTCCACAAGCGGCGTCCGCGGGAAATAGAGGTGCATTATGTCGACGGGCCATTGAAGGACCTCGACAACCGATGGACCTTCGCGCCCTTGCCCGACGGCGGTTGCGAGGTGGATTTTTCCGTCGAGTTCACCTTCAAGAACCGGGTGTTCGAGGCCCTGGCCGGCCAATATTTCGACCGGGCCTTCCGCAAGATGGTTGCCGCGTTCGAGACGCGGGCGGACGAGCTTTACGGCAGCAGCAATTCCAGCGCCACCAGCGTCGCCTGA
- a CDS encoding carbonic anhydrase, with amino-acid sequence MTDASPELDHLLAGYRRFRESNWIPERERWSRLREGQEPRVMVIACSDSRVDPAQIFDVDPGEIFVVRNVAAMVPPFETTPGLHGVSAALEFAVQVLKVREILVMGHGMCGGAKAALTQELHGSEPGQGGFIANWIGLLDEVREDVVAHHGTSGHEAERAMEQAGVRASLANLRTFPCIIAKERSGKLRLRGAFFAISDGILHLLDEKSGTFHPAD; translated from the coding sequence ATGACGGATGCTTCACCGGAACTGGATCACTTGCTTGCCGGCTACCGGCGCTTTCGGGAGTCGAACTGGATACCGGAACGCGAGCGCTGGTCCCGCCTGCGCGAAGGCCAGGAACCGCGCGTGATGGTAATCGCCTGTTCCGACAGCAGGGTGGACCCGGCCCAGATCTTCGACGTCGATCCCGGCGAAATATTCGTGGTGCGCAATGTTGCGGCCATGGTGCCCCCCTTCGAGACGACGCCGGGGCTCCACGGTGTATCGGCGGCGCTGGAATTTGCCGTGCAGGTGCTCAAGGTGCGTGAAATCCTCGTCATGGGCCATGGCATGTGCGGCGGCGCGAAAGCCGCGCTGACCCAGGAACTGCACGGCAGCGAACCCGGCCAGGGCGGCTTCATCGCGAACTGGATCGGATTGCTGGACGAAGTGCGCGAGGATGTGGTCGCCCATCATGGAACCAGCGGCCACGAGGCCGAGCGGGCGATGGAGCAGGCCGGAGTCCGCGCCAGCCTCGCCAATCTGCGCACATTCCCCTGCATCATCGCCAAGGAACGGTCGGGAAAGCTCAGGCTTCGCGGCGCCTTCTTCGCGATAAGCGACGGCATACTGCATCTCCTCGACGAGAAAAGCGGCACTTTCCACCCCGCCGACTGA
- the lipA gene encoding lipoyl synthase, whose translation MDAMNKLSTPSIADRPRKPDWLRVKAPVSRGYLSTRDLMRELGLNTVCEEAACPNIGECWTKKHATVMILGDVCTRACAFCNVKTGMPRAVNPHEPENVAVAAAKLGLEHIVVTSVDRDDLPDGGAGQFVKVIEALRRNTPDTTIEILTPDFRGRMRPAVEAIVAAGPDVYNHNLETVPRLYPTIRPGARYYASLRLLEEVKRHDPRIFTKSGIMLGLGEGRLEVHQVMDDMRSADVDFLTMGQYLQPTPKHARVEEFVTPQAFDAYGAIARAKGFLQVAASPLTRSSYHAGEDFAQMRAARDARLAKKGA comes from the coding sequence ATGGACGCCATGAACAAGCTCTCCACTCCTTCCATCGCGGATCGGCCGAGAAAGCCCGATTGGCTACGGGTCAAAGCGCCGGTCAGCCGGGGTTATCTCAGCACCCGCGATCTGATGCGGGAGCTTGGGCTGAACACGGTGTGCGAAGAGGCGGCCTGCCCCAATATCGGGGAATGCTGGACCAAGAAGCACGCCACGGTGATGATTCTGGGCGATGTCTGCACGCGCGCCTGCGCCTTCTGCAACGTCAAGACCGGGATGCCGCGCGCGGTGAACCCGCATGAACCGGAAAATGTGGCGGTGGCCGCCGCCAAGCTGGGGCTGGAGCATATCGTGGTCACTTCGGTGGACCGCGACGATCTGCCGGATGGCGGGGCAGGGCAGTTCGTCAAGGTGATCGAGGCCCTGCGCCGCAATACGCCGGACACCACGATCGAGATACTCACCCCCGATTTCCGGGGGCGGATGCGCCCGGCGGTCGAAGCGATCGTGGCCGCCGGCCCGGATGTCTACAACCACAATCTGGAAACGGTGCCCCGGCTGTATCCCACGATCAGGCCGGGCGCGCGCTATTACGCATCCTTGCGCCTGCTCGAAGAGGTGAAGCGTCATGATCCCCGCATATTCACCAAGTCCGGGATCATGCTCGGATTGGGCGAGGGGAGGCTTGAGGTCCATCAGGTGATGGACGACATGCGCTCCGCCGATGTCGATTTCCTCACCATGGGGCAATATCTCCAGCCTACCCCCAAGCACGCCAGGGTGGAGGAATTCGTCACGCCGCAGGCCTTCGACGCCTATGGCGCGATTGCCCGGGCAAAAGGGTTCCTGCAGGTCGCGGCCAGCCCGCTGACCCGCTCGAGCTATCATGCCGGGGAAGACTTCGCGCAGATGCGCGCCGCGCGTGACGCCAGGCTTGCGAAGAAGGGAGCGTAA